TGCTGGTGCTCCTGCAGCCCCAGCTGCCGGTGTACTCAGTTCCGGCCAACCTCGTTGCGGCTCCCGTCGTGCCGGTCGTCACCGTGGCGGGAATGTTTGCGGTCGTTTTCGCCGGCATAATCCCGGTACTGGCCCCGCCACCCCTGTTGCTTGCAGGCGTGGGTGCAGAGTGGGTGGCCGGAACGGCGCGCTTCTTCGAATCCGCTCCCGGAGCGCTGGCGGCGTGGCCGGAGGGAACTCCCGGCGTGGCGCTGATGGTGGTTGCCGCGGCAGGGACAGCCATCGGAATCCTCGACCTGTCGCGGCGCGGCGTCGGCGACAGCCGGTTTCCGCCCGGGGCAGGCCGGGGGAGGTCCCGGCGGCGGGCAACCAACCCGGGGTCCGGCTTCGCAGACCGGTCCGGCATCCGCCGACGGACCTGGCTGGTGTCGGGGGCCGTCGCCTCACTGGTAGTGCCCGGCGGCGCGGTGCTTGCTGCCCGGAGCCTGCAGGGGGAAACAGGGCCGGCATCGGACTGGGTGCTTGCTGCCTGCGATGTCGGGCAGGGGGACGGGCTCGCTGTCCGTACGGGACCGGACAGGGCCGTGGTGATCGACGCCGGAGGAGAACCTGCGCCCATGGATGTCTGCCTGGACCGGCTGGGAGTGCGGACCGTGGAGCTTCTTGTCTTCACGCATGCGCATCTGGACCACTACGGCGGTGCCGGCGGTGTACTCGACGGACGGTCCATCGTGCAGATCGGCTATTCGACCGCTGGCCCGGAACTGCCGGACGAACTGACCGGAGTGCTGGATGGGTCCGGCGCGCCACGGACAAAGCTGACCGCGGGAATGGCAGGAACGGCCGGCAACGTGCGGTGGGACGTCCTCTGGCCTCCGCCAGGGCCTGACACTGTCGGGCCCGCAGGCGGAGACGGGGAAGAGAACAACGCCAGTTCCATCCTGCTGCTCACCGTAGAGGCACCGGAACAGCGGGAGCGGCCGCTGCGGATACTGTTCACCGGCGATGCCGAGGAGGACGCCGCCGCAGCGGTTCTCGCAACCCACCCGGATCTCCATGCCGGCGTCGATGTGTTGAAGGTTGCCCATCATGGTGCCCGCAACGGTGGGGACGGCTGGCTCCGGTCCGTCAGGCCATCCCTGGCCCTGATATCGGTGGGAGCGGACAACGACTACGGCCATCCTGCACCGGAAGTCCTGGCCGGCCTCCAAGCCGCCGGGACAGCGGTGGCACGGACAGACCGGGACGGAACGGTCCTGGTGGCACGCGTTGACAACACACTTGTGGTCCGCGGCCTGCCGCCGTAGCGCGGGTGGTATGGCAGTCGGTAATCGGTGGACAGGGGGACGGACCCAGTCCGAGCCGCGCCAAAATTGGCCGCCGCCGAGGACCGTGGCAATCTTGGAGGGAAGCCCTCCGCATTGCGGCGGCGTTTCGAATCATTAACCCCGGCGGGACCGTACACATGGACCCGCCACACTAGCCCAGGAGCGCCTGCTGTGAATCCGGCCGTCCCATCCAAACGCAGCTCCGGCGGCAAGCCCTCCCCAAAGTCCTCGGCGACGGTCTCCTGGCGTGAGGTCGAACCTGCCCCCGTGGTGCTGCTGGCAGGTCCGGAGGATTATCTGGCGTCCCGGGCGAGGGACCGGCTGCGGGGATTGCTGCGGGAGAAGCAGCCCGACACGGAGCTGGTGCACTTCGACGCCGCCACCTACGTCTCCGGTGAACTCACCCTGCAGTCGAGCCCCTCGCTGTTCGGCGAAGCCAAACTCATCGAGGCCGTGAACCTGGCATCCATGAACGAGGATTTCCTGACCGAGACCCTGGCCTATTTGAAGGATCCTTCCCCGGACGGGGTACTGGTGCTGCACCATGCCGGCGGTAACCGCGGTAAAAAGCTGCTGGATGCGGTCAAAGCTGCCGGTGCGCCCGTCGTCGAGTGCCAGCCCTTCAAGAAAGACGCCGAAAAACTCGATTTCGTGGCCTCGGAATTCCGTTCCGCCCGTCGCCGGGTCGAGCCTTCCGCAGCGCGGGCGCTGGTCAACGCCGTCGGTTCCAGCCTTTCCGAGCTGGCAGCCGCCTGCCAGCAGCTGATCAGCGATTCCACCGGGGAAGTCACCGAGGAACTGGTGGAGCGTTATTACGGCGGACGGGTCGAAGCCACCGCGTTCAAGGTCGCCGACGCAGCCCTCGCCGGGCGTGCCGCGCAGGCACTCTCGATGCTTCGGCATGCCCTCGACACCGGAGTGGATCCGGTTCCGCTGGTCGCTGCCCTGGCCATGAAGGTGCGGG
This window of the Arthrobacter sp. zg-Y919 genome carries:
- the holA gene encoding DNA polymerase III subunit delta, which encodes MNPAVPSKRSSGGKPSPKSSATVSWREVEPAPVVLLAGPEDYLASRARDRLRGLLREKQPDTELVHFDAATYVSGELTLQSSPSLFGEAKLIEAVNLASMNEDFLTETLAYLKDPSPDGVLVLHHAGGNRGKKLLDAVKAAGAPVVECQPFKKDAEKLDFVASEFRSARRRVEPSAARALVNAVGSSLSELAAACQQLISDSTGEVTEELVERYYGGRVEATAFKVADAALAGRAAQALSMLRHALDTGVDPVPLVAALAMKVRAVARVANLRGSSASMAKDLSMAPWQVDQARRDAQRFSSESLIEAVQALAEADAQVKGAGRDPVYAVERAVTVIALAASGR